The following DNA comes from Spirulina major PCC 6313.
AAAGAGTTGATGTATTCCATCAATTTCTTTGTCTACATTTTTAAGATTTGGCCAACGTGTTTCATACTTCTGATTGTAATATTCAAAGTTGGATAGACCGATGCTTAACACTTGTTTCTGGATGTCTTGAGTTCGATGAGGAGGAAAGATACGAGTACTTGGTACGACAGAGATTGTGTAGTCTTTTTCTAGTAAATATTCTTTGTGTTGGTCTTGGAGTGCGGAGAGAGGAATACCTCGCAGCACATCATCAAGAGAGAAAATGAGATTTTTAGGTCTTTGTTGTTCGATAACAGCCTCAAAGGGTTTGAGTAACCAATCATAAATTTGGAAACCATAATCAATGGATGTGTCCAAAAATAAATTAGGATTACGTCCATCTTCTTGGGTGAGCGCAACACGAAATTCTTTGACAACTTTGGTGATGGTAAATTGTGTCAGATTAGGAGATGAATGATACAGTAAATTTTGATTTTTAAAATCAACAATCACTGCTAAGCGATCGCGCAACAAAATTGTAAAAAAGAATGCTGCCTTTTCATCCACGTCACCCACATCGGTATTGGCAAACTGGGTGCAGTCATCTTGAAAGAAATTATCTAATTCTGCCAGTTGTAAGGCTTCAATTACGTCCCGTGCTTGTTTGAGTTCGTCTTGTGTTGGGGTTTCTGGGGCATTGATCGATTTGCCTGGGGCGGTCTCTCCGGGTGGCAACAATAGATCCACATATTCCCGATAGAGTGGCTCAACGCGATCGCGAAAATCGTACTGTATCTCCTGATTGAAGGCTACGAGGTTGTTGCGGAGATTTTCGAGATTTTTGTATGCCGAGCGGTAGATGGGAAGCAGTTGAGCGCGGGGGTGGTTTTGCTGTTTGAGAATTCGTCCTTTTTGCCAGAGCCACTGATATTTTAAATGGGGAAAATCACGACTTAAGGATAGGGCTTGCTCTGTCGCTTCTAGAGCAGGTTGTAACGCACCTTTTTGTTCCTGAAAACGTCCTAGATATCCCCAGGCGTAGGACTCAATTTGAACATTGCCTTGGCTCTGAGCGATCGCTGCTAAATGCATCACTAACGCAATGGCTTGATCGGTATATTGAGTCGCATTGACGATGTCCGGTGAGTGAGCAGATTGCACATCAACACAATGCAGAGCTTGGGCGTATTGTAATCGTGTTAATGGCCAGTTTAGATCGGTTTTTTGCGGATTGTTCAGGGCTTCGGATGGAATGGTGTTGATAAGTTCTATCGCGCTTGAAATATTGCCTCGGAGTAGCTCTAAGTTGACTTGGTAAATCTGCGATCGCAACTTTAAACCCGGCTCACTTTCGCTCTGGTTTGTGAGGTGTTGATAGTCTTGCCATGCTTCGATATAAAACTTAGACTGAAACGGGCTAGGACAAAATTTTGGATCAAACTGAATTCCGTCTTCAGACTCTTGTTGGGCCCGTTCTTGATCGCCTTGCGATCGCGCTAAATTGGCTTGAGTTAAGATGATCTGGGGGTTATGGGGCTGTTGCTGGGCGAGCTTTTCTAGGATGTTCTGTGCATTGGTAAATTGACCAACTTTGCGCCAAAGGTCTGCAAGTTCTAGTAGGCTTTCGGTCTCACGTTCGCTAGGCGAACTAAACTGGGTTAAAAGTCCTTGCAGATCATCAATAGTGCCTTTTGCATCACATATGAGGGGATCGGATTGGTTGAGGCTGCTTAACAGGAGTTGACAGCTTTGAGTGATGCGCCCTAAATGTTGTTGGGCTTGGTTTTGTTTGATTAAATTACGGTGACGATAGGCGGCCCATTCAGGTGTCTGATCATAAAGGGGTTGGATACGTTCCCAGACTTCAAGGGCGGCTTGAAAGTGGCTTTGGGTGAAGTATAAATCGCCGAGGATGTTAAGACTATTGGCGAGGGCTTGTTCTTGATGGGTTGTTGTTGGTGGATTCAGGAAAGTTAGGCTGTTTTGAATGGTTGCGATCGCTTCTCGAATATTGCCATTTTCCTGCTGTTCTATTGCTTGATTTTGCAGATGAATCACGGTGCTTAAGGGGTCAGAAGGTTGAGACTGTGCCGGGAGTGATCGCCCGCCGATGACCAGCAACAGTGTGAAAATTCCTAACAGTAGCCAACGGATAATTCCCATGGTTTGCAACATCACTAATGCGTTTAAAATGCGATTTCTGATTGAATGACAAAATGGAGGCCGTTTTCTTGCAGTGTGTTGTTACGACTATCCACTTCGATGAGTGGTAAGCCCCAATAGAGTCGTGCTGATAGGTCTGTTCTCACTTGCCAGACGAAGCCAAGACCCAAGGATACAAGGGTTTGCCAGGTTTGCTCATCCCGCCCATCATCCTGCCAGGCGATGCCCCAATCAATAAACGGCGCGAGCCAGAGTTTGCCGCCGGGCTTGTTGATTGCGCCAATCAGGGGGTATTGATATTCCAGGGAGAGGGCTGCGCCATTGTCGCGAGAAACCACGTCTTGGCGATAGCCGCGCACGGTTCCCAGGCCGCCGAGGCTGAATTGTTCTTGGGCGAGGAGGGGGCGATCGCTCCATTGCAACCCGCCTTGTACCAAAATTTGAGCGTCATTGCGGAAGCGTTGCAACCATGTGCCTTGACCGTGCCAATGGAAAAATTGGGAGTCTGGAGCGGTGTCGTTGCGGGTGGCGGCGAACCAATCGAGACCGAGGGTGAATTGGGAGCGGAGGCCCAGGTAGGAGCGATCGCCCCGCTGCATCCAATCCTGGCCAAACTGGAGGCGGGTCACCCGAATTCGCCCGTCTGAGTCTGCCCCCTCCGACAGGGGAAAGTTAAAGCCTAAAATCGAGGTTTGGCTAAACCGATGGCCTAAGCTGAGATCCACCGCCACTTCATGGGCTGCTGAACGGTGGAGGGGTTGCCGCCACGTTAAGCCCCAGTGGTTAGAGTCACCGTGTAAATCAAGGTAGTCAAAGGGGTCTTCAATGACGGTGCTTTCCCCTTGGCCGATGGAGAGGGTAAGCTGGCCACTGCGGGCATTGAGGGGTAGGGTGTAGCTGCCTTCCAGGCTGGTGCTGCCAGTGGTGGTGCTGAAGATGGCGGTGAGGCGATCGCCCATTCCCAATAGATTGCCCTCCGAGATTTGCACCAGTTGCCGCTGAGTGCCCACACTGGGCGGTCGGGCATTGTCAAAACCGGCCCGCACGATCAGGCTTTTGGCTTCTTTGAGTTCCACGGTCAGGATGTTGCGATGTAGGGCTGACCCTGGGATCAGTTCCGCGTTGATCTGCTCAATGAGCGGATTGAGTTGTAACTGGCGCAGTACATCAAGCAACTCATTAATATTCAGTGGTTGAGCGGCCAGAGCGAGGCGATCGCAAAGATACCCATCATTCAAACGACGGCGGGCATTGGTGCGCCGCAGTTGAATCCGCTCTAATCCCCCTTCCACAACCACCAGGATCACCACACCATCGTCCCCCACCACTTGGGGCGGAATCGTGACATAACTATTCACATAACCGTCCTCATTCAGATTCTGAGTTAAGTCTTGGACAACCTCAAATAGGTCTGCAAAGGTGTATTGGGTCTGATCGCCAACCCGCTGATCAATATGCGTTTGCAAACTCCCCGCACTGATGGCTGAATTCCCTAAAAACCGAAAACCTGTGATGGCTGCCGTGCCTGGAATCGTGTCAAGCTCGGCAGGGGTGGGGGGTGGCATATTGGCGGCTAAGGTGGTGAGCGATACCGCTGTGTTCACGTCACAAATACTGGTGGGGTCTAGAGTCGGTTCATTGTTACGGTTAAACCCTGGCTCAGGTTGCTCCTCTAAGTCAGCAGGAAGAGAGTGAGGGAATTCGCGATCCTGATCATTCAACGGGGGGGAAGTCTGGGCAGAAGCGATCGGAACAGCTTCCACCAGCATCAACCCCCCCAGCAGTAAACCGGGTAATCCCCTGCTCAGCACCGCTCTCACCCGTAAACCCTGACCCCCCACTCTATCCACAACGCACCGCACTCACCAACATACCCTGCACCGGATCAGCCGTGGGTTCAGCGGTAAACACCAATTGACCTTGGGCATTTTTACCCCAGCCTTGAGCAATTAGGGGGTTTGTGGTTTGGGGTGGGGGCGGTGTCGCGGTGATGAGGGCCGCTCGGATCGGTTTGTTTGTACCGACAAAGGGTGCGATCGCCCCTACTCCAGATTCACTCAAACTCGACGAAACCCCCTGCGGCCCCGTAGGAACGGCCAACCCAGACACCGCAAATTGTCCCGTAGTTTGCTGATCTGTGCCAGGGCGAACGGTACAGACCCGCTCCACCACCTCCGGCGACTCCACCACCGGGATTTCAATCAACGCCTGGGTCGGGTCAATATCCGGCGTATTCAGCACCACCTCGCCATTGAGTTCTGGATTCACCAACGAAATCGCCGTAATGTCATTCTCCGCCGTCCGCACTAACCGAAACTCCAGCCCAAAAATCCCCTGGGCCGTAATCACAATCCGACCCCCCCGACCCTGAAACGAATTCGAGGCAATATCACTATTAAACAATCCCGTCACCGTCGCCGCTGCGATCGTAATATTCCCCCCATCCCCCGGCTGGTTCGCTGTCCCCGCCGTCGTCGCAATTTCGCTGTCAAACAGCATCACAATATGGTCAGCCGAGAGGGTTAAATTGCCACCTTGCCCAGAGGTGGTGGAGCCAGTGATACTCGCGTTGTTGTTGAGACGGATATAGCGAGCGTTGACCGTGAGGTTACCCGCGTTGCCGCTAGGGCCATTGGGGTTGAAGCCTTCCACGGTGATTGTGCCTGAATCACTAATGTTCAGGGTGGTTGCTTTGATGCTGAGGTTGC
Coding sequences within:
- a CDS encoding CHAT domain-containing protein, with the translated sequence MGIIRWLLLGIFTLLLVIGGRSLPAQSQPSDPLSTVIHLQNQAIEQQENGNIREAIATIQNSLTFLNPPTTTHQEQALANSLNILGDLYFTQSHFQAALEVWERIQPLYDQTPEWAAYRHRNLIKQNQAQQHLGRITQSCQLLLSSLNQSDPLICDAKGTIDDLQGLLTQFSSPSERETESLLELADLWRKVGQFTNAQNILEKLAQQQPHNPQIILTQANLARSQGDQERAQQESEDGIQFDPKFCPSPFQSKFYIEAWQDYQHLTNQSESEPGLKLRSQIYQVNLELLRGNISSAIELINTIPSEALNNPQKTDLNWPLTRLQYAQALHCVDVQSAHSPDIVNATQYTDQAIALVMHLAAIAQSQGNVQIESYAWGYLGRFQEQKGALQPALEATEQALSLSRDFPHLKYQWLWQKGRILKQQNHPRAQLLPIYRSAYKNLENLRNNLVAFNQEIQYDFRDRVEPLYREYVDLLLPPGETAPGKSINAPETPTQDELKQARDVIEALQLAELDNFFQDDCTQFANTDVGDVDEKAAFFFTILLRDRLAVIVDFKNQNLLYHSSPNLTQFTITKVVKEFRVALTQEDGRNPNLFLDTSIDYGFQIYDWLLKPFEAVIEQQRPKNLIFSLDDVLRGIPLSALQDQHKEYLLEKDYTISVVPSTRIFPPHRTQDIQKQVLSIGLSNFEYYNQKYETRWPNLKNVDKEIDGIHQLFSVTDLRNENFTTVTLQKMMISKIFPIVHIATHGTFSSNPNQTSLITYDSQLNLNELADIFQEATLYWKQDLEILVLSACQTAQGNNRAALGMAGIALRSGARSTVASLWNVNDLATAQLMIKFYEILKTEPEQGKAYALKIAQQYIRELGYLSPYYWSPFILLGNWL
- a CDS encoding ShlB/FhaC/HecB family hemolysin secretion/activation protein translates to MDRVGGQGLRVRAVLSRGLPGLLLGGLMLVEAVPIASAQTSPPLNDQDREFPHSLPADLEEQPEPGFNRNNEPTLDPTSICDVNTAVSLTTLAANMPPPTPAELDTIPGTAAITGFRFLGNSAISAGSLQTHIDQRVGDQTQYTFADLFEVVQDLTQNLNEDGYVNSYVTIPPQVVGDDGVVILVVVEGGLERIQLRRTNARRRLNDGYLCDRLALAAQPLNINELLDVLRQLQLNPLIEQINAELIPGSALHRNILTVELKEAKSLIVRAGFDNARPPSVGTQRQLVQISEGNLLGMGDRLTAIFSTTTGSTSLEGSYTLPLNARSGQLTLSIGQGESTVIEDPFDYLDLHGDSNHWGLTWRQPLHRSAAHEVAVDLSLGHRFSQTSILGFNFPLSEGADSDGRIRVTRLQFGQDWMQRGDRSYLGLRSQFTLGLDWFAATRNDTAPDSQFFHWHGQGTWLQRFRNDAQILVQGGLQWSDRPLLAQEQFSLGGLGTVRGYRQDVVSRDNGAALSLEYQYPLIGAINKPGGKLWLAPFIDWGIAWQDDGRDEQTWQTLVSLGLGFVWQVRTDLSARLYWGLPLIEVDSRNNTLQENGLHFVIQSEIAF